A single window of Brevundimonas naejangsanensis DNA harbors:
- a CDS encoding class I SAM-dependent methyltransferase yields the protein MTQADPSSDASGKTSSFGFRDVDAKEKVQMVRGVFNSVASNYDLMNDLMSAGVHRIWKDATAAKLNVRPGEVVLDMAGGTGDMARRYSKMARAAQDRRGGEDATVIVMDYNAEMILNGVAKGGEPEMAWGVGDAMHLPLPDACLDAYSISFGIRNVADISQALREARRALKPGGRFICLEFSRPTTGALRKAYDAWSFHAIPRIGQLVAKDRDSYQYLVESIRRFPDQQIFKRMIEEAGFSRVSVTNLSGGIAAIHHGWAI from the coding sequence ATGACCCAGGCCGATCCCTCCTCCGACGCTTCCGGCAAGACCTCCTCCTTCGGCTTCCGCGACGTGGACGCCAAGGAAAAGGTGCAGATGGTGCGCGGCGTGTTCAACTCCGTCGCCTCCAACTACGACCTGATGAACGACCTGATGAGCGCGGGCGTGCACCGCATCTGGAAGGACGCCACGGCGGCCAAGCTGAACGTCAGGCCAGGCGAGGTGGTGCTGGACATGGCCGGCGGCACCGGCGACATGGCCCGCCGCTATTCGAAGATGGCCCGCGCGGCGCAGGACCGGCGCGGCGGCGAGGACGCCACCGTCATCGTCATGGACTACAACGCCGAGATGATCCTGAACGGCGTGGCCAAGGGCGGCGAGCCCGAGATGGCCTGGGGCGTCGGCGACGCCATGCACCTGCCGCTGCCGGACGCCTGTCTGGACGCCTATTCGATCAGCTTCGGCATCCGCAATGTGGCCGACATTTCGCAGGCGTTGCGCGAGGCGCGCCGCGCGCTGAAGCCGGGCGGCCGCTTCATCTGCCTGGAGTTCTCGCGCCCGACGACCGGCGCGCTGAGGAAGGCCTATGACGCCTGGTCCTTCCACGCCATTCCGCGCATCGGCCAACTGGTCGCCAAGGACCGCGACAGCTATCAGTACCTGGTCGAGAGCATCCGCCGCTTCCCCGATCAGCAGATCTTCAAGCGGATGATCGAGGAGGCGGGCTTCAGCCGCGTCAGCGTCACCAACCTGTCGGGCGGGATCGCCGCCATCCACCATGGGTGGGCGATCTGA
- a CDS encoding 4a-hydroxytetrahydrobiopterin dehydratase: MTAALDVTEVLAGLPDWRRADDPRPAIARTLRFADFNAAFGFMTRVALLADRVDHHPEWSNVYNRVEVLLTTHDADGVTERDVAMARFIDEAVKGLVE; the protein is encoded by the coding sequence ATGACCGCCGCCCTCGACGTGACCGAAGTTCTGGCGGGCCTGCCCGACTGGCGCCGCGCCGACGATCCGCGCCCGGCCATCGCGCGGACCCTGCGCTTCGCCGATTTCAACGCCGCCTTCGGCTTCATGACCCGCGTCGCCCTGCTGGCCGACAGGGTCGATCACCATCCGGAGTGGTCGAACGTCTACAACCGCGTCGAGGTGCTGCTGACGACCCATGACGCCGACGGGGTGACCGAGCGCGACGTGGCGATGGCCCGCTTCATCGACGAGGCGGTCAAGGGCCTGGTCGAGTGA
- a CDS encoding SDR family oxidoreductase has product MTAPRSGRVAGKAALITGAAGGLGQAMARMLVREGARVALSDLDLNGVRALAEAINADHPGMAFAYEHDVTREDDWVRVVGAAVEDMGGLSILVNNAGIGGQLLWAEQDTLENWRRVQAINLESVMLGCKHAMAPLRASGAGSIVNISSIAGLAAAPGMGAYNATKAAVWLYTKTVALEAAKAGWNVRANSVHPVFIKTPILDPFVAMAGGDEASAHEKLARGIPLKRIGEPDDVAYCVLYLASDESKFVTGAEFKIDGGLTAQ; this is encoded by the coding sequence GTGACGGCCCCCCGATCGGGCCGCGTCGCGGGCAAGGCGGCCCTGATCACCGGCGCCGCCGGGGGCCTGGGCCAGGCCATGGCCCGGATGCTGGTCCGCGAAGGGGCTAGGGTGGCGCTCAGCGATCTGGACCTGAACGGCGTCCGCGCCCTGGCCGAGGCGATCAACGCCGACCACCCCGGCATGGCCTTCGCCTATGAGCACGACGTCACGCGCGAGGACGACTGGGTCCGCGTCGTCGGCGCGGCGGTCGAGGACATGGGCGGCCTCAGCATCCTGGTGAACAACGCCGGGATCGGCGGCCAGTTGCTGTGGGCCGAGCAGGACACGCTGGAGAACTGGCGCCGGGTTCAGGCGATCAACCTGGAATCCGTCATGCTGGGCTGCAAGCATGCGATGGCGCCGCTGCGGGCCTCGGGCGCCGGGTCGATCGTCAATATTTCCTCCATCGCGGGACTGGCGGCGGCGCCGGGCATGGGCGCCTATAACGCCACCAAGGCGGCGGTCTGGCTCTACACCAAGACGGTGGCGCTGGAAGCGGCCAAGGCAGGCTGGAACGTGCGGGCCAACTCGGTACACCCGGTCTTCATCAAGACGCCGATCCTCGATCCCTTCGTCGCCATGGCGGGCGGGGACGAGGCGAGCGCCCACGAAAAGCTGGCGCGCGGCATCCCGCTGAAGCGCATCGGCGAACCGGACGATGTGGCGTACTGCGTGCTGTATCTCGCGTCAGATGAATCGAAGTTCGTAACCGGCGCCGAGTTCAAGATCGACGGCGGACTGACAGCGCAGTAG